A window from bacterium encodes these proteins:
- a CDS encoding biotin transporter BioY, translated as MEYISIKQNLLCKKYFKLFTSLTTLKKFSLAFGFAILTGISAQFFIKLPFTTVPLTSQVLVVLCSGLLLGKTFGAISQILYLAGGSIGIRWFYLSQSGLFRHTTGYIIGFIVASYIIGFLTERKDSAANRMVSMFIGVLIILTLGTLWLSIFQQISLTKAFTFGFIPFLPLDLIKAYFAGAVINLIKKEWSLR; from the coding sequence ATGGAATATATTTCAATAAAACAGAACCTTTTATGTAAAAAGTATTTTAAGTTATTTACATCATTAACAACATTAAAAAAGTTTTCTTTAGCGTTTGGGTTTGCTATTCTAACTGGCATATCAGCCCAATTTTTCATAAAACTACCCTTTACTACAGTTCCTTTAACCAGCCAAGTACTTGTAGTACTTTGTTCTGGTCTTCTGTTAGGTAAAACTTTTGGTGCAATAAGCCAGATACTATACTTAGCAGGAGGTTCAATTGGAATACGTTGGTTCTACTTATCTCAATCTGGTCTATTTAGACATACAACCGGCTACATCATAGGGTTTATAGTAGCTTCATATATTATAGGTTTTTTAACAGAAAGAAAAGATTCTGCTGCCAACAGAATGGTTTCAATGTTTATAGGGGTTCTTATTATCTTAACTTTAGGAACTCTTTGGCTATCTATTTTTCAGCAGATTTCTTTAACTAAGGCTTTTACTTTTGGCTTTATACCTTTCTTACCATTAGACCTAATAAAAGCATATTTTGCAGGGGCAGTTATCAATTTAATTAAAAAAGAATGGAGTTTAAGATGA